The sequence below is a genomic window from Tenacibaculum tangerinum.
CCCTTTTCCATATTGCTCTGTTAGAGAAAGAAAATTTAATTGAAAAAGACAACCTGCTTTTTTCAATTTATAAAAATTTTGAAAGTCATGATGATAAAAATTATACCTCTCTGGATGTGCCAAAACTGGCTTGTATCCTTTTAATTGTATTTCAAACAGTATATCGTATAAATTGTAAGGAGCATTAAAATACGACATCTCTACAAGTATATACTTATCTTTTAAAACTAAGATATCATCAGCCTCTAACCTTTCTACAAAACGCTCATCCATCATATATTCAGCAGCAGCTCTAATAGAAATATCGGCAAACCCTTTATTGTCTAAAGCCTTTCTAACTTCTGACAATTTACTCTTTATTGTTTCAGAAGAATTAGGATATACGTCTCCTAAAACATGCGGTGTTGTAACAAAATTTTTGATTCCGTAAGAGTACATTTTTGAAATGAGGGAAACTGAATCTTCTATATTTTTTGCACCGTCATCAATACCTGGAAGTAAATGTGAATGTATATCTACAAATCCTTCAGGAAAAAATTCATTAAGTGGAATTTCTTTCTTCTTAAAAAAGAGCATATTCAACGATTAATTTTTATACAAAGTTATGTTATAATTTCTACAAATATATTGCAAAATAAAAAAAGTTAACAACGAAAACGATTGAGTTTTGCATGGCTATTGCCTGTACAAAATAGAACGTCTATATTTGGGTATTAATAATTATGATGATATGGTTTTAATAGCAGATGGCGGATCTACCAAAGCGGATTGGATTGCTATAAACGACAACAAAGAAGAGGTTTTTAGAGTAAGAACTTTAGGACTTAATCCTGCTGTAATATCAGTAGAAGAACTTAGGAATAGAATTATCAATATGTTCCAGTTAATAAATATTAAAGAGCAAGTTTCTGAAATTTATTTTTATGGAGCGGGCTGTGGTACCCCAAAAGCAGTTAATATCTTAAAAGAATTATTAGAATCTATTTTTACCAATGCTAAAGTTTCTATTAATGAAGATATGCTTGCTGCTGTATATGCCAGTGCTGGAGATAAAGAGGCCATTGTATGCATACTAGGTACTGGCTCTAATAGCTGTTATTTTGATGGAAACAACATTGAAATGCTCGTGCCCTCGTTAGGATATACCATCATGGATGAAGCTAGTGGAAATTTCTTTGGTAAAAAACTTATTCGAGATTATTATTATAAAAAAATGCCGAAAAAAATCGCCAAGAAGTTTGGTGACGCTTATAACTTAGATGCCGATTATATTAAGCAACATTTATACCGAGAAAGCAACCCGAACATGTTTTTAGCGAACTTTGCTAAGTTTATGTTCGACTTTAAAGAAGATGTATATATTAAGAAATTAATCAGAAAAGGATTTAAAAAATTTTTTAAGTGTCGAATACTTCCTTTTGAAAAAGACAACACGACACCTATTTATTTTATAGGGTCTATCGCTTTTTATTTTAATGATATCTTAGAAAGTGTTGCCGACAAATATGACTTAAGGATAGCTGGAATAATTCAAAGACCCATAGATAACTTATTAGAGTATCATAAAAACAAACTTTAGTTAATACTATCTAACACCCTTTCAAGAGCCATTCCTCTTGATCCTTTTACTAAAATAGTACTGTGTTTTATTTCACTGTCTTTTAAGTGTGACTCTAAATCTTTGAAGGTCTCAAACTTGATTGCCCTGTCATTTTTGGTTTCTACTTCATAGAAGTTTTTACCCACTAAAAAAACGGCATCAAAACTACTGTTTTGGGTTATGTCTGCTATGATTTGATGTTCCTTTGCACTGTAGGCACCTAACTCAAACATATCACCTAAAATAACTATTTTTTGTGCAGCTTTAAGTAAGCTGAAACTTTCTAAAGCAGCCCTCATGCTTGTTGGATTGGCATTGTAAGCGTCGAGAACAATCGTGTTATTATCGGTATGAATCATTTGCGACCTGTTGTTGGAAGGAATATAGCTTTCTATTGCTTTCTTAATTTCTTCGAAAGAAACGCCAAAATAATTCCCTATAGTTATCGCTGCCGACAAATTTGCAAAGTTGTATGTTCCCATTAGGTTACTCAAAATAGCTTCATTCTTGAATGATATTTTTACAAACGGATTCGCTTCTATAAACTGTATTTCGTCATCGAAAAAAATTCTTTCAATAGCATTGGTTCTTGCTACTTGTTTTTCGTCTTCAGGATTTACAAATACTTTTTTTTGGTGTACTTCTAAAAAATCATACAATTCAGATTTAGCTTTTACAACCCCCTCTAAAGAACCAAATCCTTCCAAATGAGCACTTCCAAAATTTGTTATGTATCCATAATCTGGATTGGTTATTTCAGATAAAAATGCTATTTCATTTGCATGATTTGCACCC
It includes:
- a CDS encoding tyrosine-protein phosphatase, yielding MLFFKKKEIPLNEFFPEGFVDIHSHLLPGIDDGAKNIEDSVSLISKMYSYGIKNFVTTPHVLGDVYPNSSETIKSKLSEVRKALDNKGFADISIRAAAEYMMDERFVERLEADDILVLKDKYILVEMSYFNAPYNLYDILFEIQLKGYKPVLAHPERYNFYHHDFQNFYKLKKAGCLFQLNFLSLTEQYGKGVQKVSKKLLSEGMYDFVGTDAHHHNHLKLLQKLGDVKIKKQLEKLLENNKIFK
- a CDS encoding N-acetylglucosamine kinase, which produces MVLIADGGSTKADWIAINDNKEEVFRVRTLGLNPAVISVEELRNRIINMFQLINIKEQVSEIYFYGAGCGTPKAVNILKELLESIFTNAKVSINEDMLAAVYASAGDKEAIVCILGTGSNSCYFDGNNIEMLVPSLGYTIMDEASGNFFGKKLIRDYYYKKMPKKIAKKFGDAYNLDADYIKQHLYRESNPNMFLANFAKFMFDFKEDVYIKKLIRKGFKKFFKCRILPFEKDNTTPIYFIGSIAFYFNDILESVADKYDLRIAGIIQRPIDNLLEYHKNKL
- a CDS encoding UDP-N-acetylmuramoyl-tripeptide--D-alanyl-D-alanine ligase; translated protein: MNTEDLYQLYAVHGLVDTDTRNIRKNTLFFALKGANFNGNKFAEEALRKGASYAVVDEEAYKTSDSIILVDNVLETLQKLATYHRNQLNIPIIALTGSNGKTTTKELINVVLSTKYKTNATKGNLNNHIGVPLTLLSMVKNTEIGIVEMGANHANEIAFLSEITNPDYGYITNFGSAHLEGFGSLEGVVKAKSELYDFLEVHQKKVFVNPEDEKQVARTNAIERIFFDDEIQFIEANPFVKISFKNEAILSNLMGTYNFANLSAAITIGNYFGVSFEEIKKAIESYIPSNNRSQMIHTDNNTIVLDAYNANPTSMRAALESFSLLKAAQKIVILGDMFELGAYSAKEHQIIADITQNSSFDAVFLVGKNFYEVETKNDRAIKFETFKDLESHLKDSEIKHSTILVKGSRGMALERVLDSIN